TCCGTAAGACTTTAGATACAGGGTTAAAACTTCAGGCCATAGGGGTAGAAATTACCCTTAAAAGTCTGATCAAAAACTTTGGGTTAGACCTGATAAAAAAAGAAAAAAACTTTTTTGCCGAGCTTCTCTTAGGAGAAGAGTGGGAGGTAGTAGCTTATGTAGCGATCTATGATACAGAGGGTAAAATATTACTTCATTCTAACCCAGAGCTTATAGGGACAAAGATTCAAGATAGGGTTTCCTTTAATGTTACCTTTCCTCGAAGTTTTTATCAAACTACTCTTACTGAAGAAAAGTTGTTTGTTTACGAAAATCTATTAAAAACAGAAAAGCAACAGGCGGTCCTGAGGGTAGCACTCCACATATTTCCCGTAGAGGAAATTTTAGGTTATGCTAAAAAGCATGTTTATTTAGAGTTTTTTCTTGGGTTAGGGTTCTTTGGATTAGGGGTCATTGGTTTTTGGTTTTTTAAACGGTCTGAAAGGTTGATACAGAGGATCGAAGACCTTGAGAGATGGAAGTTTATCTCTCAGGTCCTTGCTCATGAGATGAAAAATCCTTTAGCCAGTATAAAGGGTTTTACCCAGTTAATTCTTAAAAAAACTCCAGAAGAAAAGACCCAAAAGGCCCTTAATCTTATCCTAAAAGAAACCTTAAGGATGGAAAAACTTTTACAAACCCTAAATTCTTATACCCATCCCCAAAAGCCAAATTTCTCCTCTTTTGACTTATACAGCTTTTTAACAGAAGTTATCGAAACCTTTAAACTTCTTTATCCTGAGGCAGACTTGAGAGTAACTCTTGAGGGAAAAAACTTTATGGTAGTTTCTGACCAAGATAAACTAAAAGAGATACTGATAAACCTTTTGGAAAATGCCTGGCAAGCCTCTCAAGAGGCAGGCAACTTAAGGGTGGATTTAGGTTTAATTTCTGAAAAGACTTTTTATATTATTTACATAAAAGATTTTGGAAAAGGGATTCCTCAAGAGTTGATACCTAAAATTTGGGAACCCTTTTTTACCACAAAAGCCAAAGGCATGGGCCTTGGTTTGACTATAGTCAAAAACCTATGTGAGGAACTAAATTGCAGGATTGAGCTTAAATCAGAACCTTCTTCTGGGACAGAGGTATGGATAAAAATCCCTCGATAGTTATCGTAGAAGACGATACCTCCTTTGCAAGTTTCTTAGAGATGACCTTTCAGGAGGAAAACTATAAAGTTTGGGTTTTTCATAACCCCGAAACTGCTTTGTTTCACCTTCCTGAACTCAATCCAGATATCGTAATCACCGACCTTAAAATGCCAGGTCTTGACGGCATCACTTTTATCAAAAAAGCTAAAAAAATCCTTCCGGAAACGGTTTTTCTTGTGATTACAGCTTTTGGCACCATCCCTTCAGCGGTTGAAGCTATGAAAGCAGGGGCGGTAGATTACCTTACCAAGCCTCTTTCTTCTCCAGAAGAGCTTTTAGCTAAAGTAAACCTTTATCTTAAAAAATTTAAAAAATCCCCCTCCTTTTACCCAGCAGATTTGCCCCCGCTTGAGGTTGTTTTTGCAGGGATGGAAGACCTTTATGAACAACTGATCGAAATTGCCCCTACAGATGCCACCGTCTGCCTCTTAGGAGAAACAGGCACCGGGAAAAGTTTAATCGCCAAGATAATCCATGTTTTAAGCGGAAGAAAAGGGCCTTTTGTAGAAATAAACTGTGCGGCTTTGCCTGAAAATTTAGTAGAAGCTGAACTTTTTGGCTATGAAAAAGGGGCTTTTACCGGTGCTATAAAGACTAAACCTGGTAAGTTTGAACTTGCAAGAGAAGGCACCCTTTTTCTCGACGAAATCTCGGAGATGAGCCTTACCGTGCAGGCTAAATTCTTAAGAGTGCTTCAAGATAAAGCCTTTGAAAGATTAGGAGGCCTTGAAACCCTGAAAACAGACGCAAGATTTATCGTAGCCACCAACAAAGACTTAGAAAAACTTGTAGCTGAAGGGATTTTTCGAGAAGACCTATTTTACAGGATTAACGTTTTTTCTTTTTATCTTCCTCCACTTAGGGATAGGAAAAAACATCTAAAAACCATCGTCCAATATCTCTTAGAAAAAATCTGTCAGAAGCTGGGGAAACCTTTAAAACCACTAAGTCCATCTTCCTGGGAAAAACTTGAAAACTACTCTTTCCCAGGAAACATAAGAGAACTTGAGAACATTCTTGAAAGGGCAGTGATACTTAGTAAAGGAGACATGATAGAAGTAGAAATCCCCTTTAAAGCAAAGGACCTGTTTCAAGACAAGACGACCCTAAAAGATGACTTACAGATTAAAAACTTAGAGAAAAAAGCCATACTTAAAGCCCTTGAAGTTACTAAGGGGAATAAACCTGAAGCAGCCAAACTTCTTGGGATATCCCTTAAGACCCTTTATAACAAACTAAAAGACTTAGGCTTGAAAGAATAATTTATTCCCACACCGGTTTGTAAGGTGCTACAGGACTTCTAAAAAGATATAGTTTACCTGTGGTTAAGTTTTTAACATGTCTTGCCATAAAAATGATGCCATACTTAGGAAAATAGGTTTTAGCCCCAGTAACCTCTACCTGATGCCCTGCGCTAAAATCAGGATTTAGGAAACGATAATAATGGACTGGACACAAAAAAACCGTATAGGCTTTACCTTCTCTTTCTACTTCAAGAGAGGCTAATCCTCTGGGAGGAAGATAAACAGACAAAATCTTACCTTTAAAAGTAATCTCCAAATTTGGGTCATAGGGAAGTTCTTGAAAAAACTTAAATTGATGAGCATTTAAAGAGGGAGTTAGAATAAGTATCAAAAAGAAACTTAAGAATATCCAAAAACCCGGGCCAAAAGCCCGGGACTTAACCTTCATCTTACCAACCGCAGTACCTTCTCCAGTGACCATGCTTACCAAGTGGCAATCCTTTCTCGTGTCCTTTCTTCATTATTTCTACACGGATTTTAGCAAGTTCTTGTTCTTTTGCAAGAATAGTATCCCAATTAGGGTTTGGCTGAAGAATAAGAGAACGAGCCTCTGCCCTTAATTGAGCCTCTCTTTGATAGAGAGGTTGTACTTCCTTGCAGAATTCCTGTAACTTAGCTTGATCAACCGGTGGAGCCATAGGACGCCCCATCCCCTGAGGTCCCATCCCCTTGTAAGCAAAAACTGGCCCGGTTAAAAGAGTACCCAATCCTAACGCCAACGCTAAGGTCTTCTTGATGTTCATACCACACCTCCTGGTTTTGTTTTGTAGTTTTATTAATCATTTAACAAAATCCGTGCCTGTTTATCGCTCTTCCAAAATCCTCAAAAATCTTTGAGAACTGGACTTCTTTTAACGATAAAAAAGCTTGTCTTTTGTAATGTTTACAAAAATTTGCTGGTAAATTTTACAAAAGGTAAAAAAACTATTTTTATAAGGCTTGAAAAACGGTATAGACCTGATAACATTAGTAAGTAAGTACTTTACTACAAATTTATAAAGAGGGGGCTTGGTATGACTTGGGAAGAGGTGAAAAAGAATGCTAAAGAAAAACTAAAAGGATTTTGCAGGGTTTGTCCGGTGTGTAATGGAGTTGCCTGTGCAGGTGAGGTGCCTGGGATGGGTGGACTTGGAACTGGGTCTGCCTTTAAGGCTAATTTAGAGGCCTTAAACCGTTATAAATTTAACCTTACTGCAATTCACGAGGTTAAAACCCCTTCTACCGAAACGGAATTATTTGGTCAAACCTTAACCCTTCCTGTTATGGCAGCACCTATAACCGGGACTACCTATAACATGGGAGGTGCTATCACCGAAGATGTTTATACCGAAGAGGTTATAGCTGGGTCTCTTATGGCTGGAACCATCGGATGGACAGGAGATGGTGCAGACCCGTTGATGTATTCAAGTGGTATAAATGCCATTAAAAAGTTTGATGGCAAAGGTATCCCTATCATCAAACCAAGGTCTCAAGAAGAAATAATCAAAAGGATCCGTATGGCAGAAGAAGCAGGCGCTTTAGCAGTTGGGGTAGACATAGACGGTGCAGGGCTTATTACCATGGCTTTAAAAGGACAACCTGTAAGTCCTAAAACTCCTAAGGAAATCGAAGAGTTGGTAAAAGCTACCTCTTTACCCTTTGTACTCAAAGGTATCATGACAGTAAAAGATGCTGAGATTGCTTATAACTGTGGGGTTTCGTGTATAGTGGTTTCTAACCATGGAGGAAGGGTTTTAGACCATACACCAGGAGTGGCTGATGTTTTGCCAGAAATCACCGCAAGGTTTAAAGGGAAAATGACCATCATCGCAGACGGTGGGGTAAGAAGTGGGGCAGATGTGTTAAAACTACTTGCCCTTGGGGCTGATGCGGTGCTTATAGGGAGACCTGTTGTCATAGCTGTTTTTGGTGGGATGAGAGAAGGTCTTAAGATCTACTTTGATAAAATAAAAAACGAACTTATTCAAACCATGTTGTTAACTGGAGTAGCTTCAGTAAAGAACGTGCCATCAAACATCTTGGTAAAAATTTAAAAACTTATTCAGGTCAGAGGTGCCATGAAGGGCCTCTGACCTGAAATATCAAAAATTAAGGTTGCCAGAGATACAAACCTGTTAGCTCGTCAAAACCTCTTTGAAAAGCCTCTCCTTCAAACTCTACGATCTCAAACTCAAAGGCAAACACCTCAGAACCTTCAAAAAGATGACCTCCGACGACAGTAAAATCTTCTTTACCTAAAACTACGTGAAGATGCACAAAAGAGGTTCCGTCTTTAACTGAAACGTTTCCTTTTAGACTTAGAACCTCCATAGGTTGTTCAAAACTTTTTATCACATATTCCCTTTTTATTTGGTCATAGTATCCTATCGTAGCCCTGGTTACAGCCCCAATCCCTGAAACCATACCGGCTTTAATACCCAATTCGTTAACTTTTTGGGTTAACCACCTGAAAAGATCCTCTCCTTTGGGAACCCTTCCCTGAAAAATTCTCTTTACTCTGTATTCTTTTATAATTTCCATGGTTTACAACCTCTCTGCAAGAACTTCTAATGAATGTTTTACCTTAAAGGCTAACCCTTTTTTATCAGCCCCACCCCTTATCTGCATGATACATCCAGGGCAGTCAGTACATACAAGATTTGCCCCTGTATCCTGTATGTTTTTCAGTTTTCTTTCAAGGATTTTTACCGAGATCTCTGGAAATTTTAAAGAATAAGAACCTCCCATACCACAGCATATATCTGACTCAAACATCTCTTTGAGCTTAAGCCCTGCTTTTTGTAAAGATTCCCTTGGCTCTTGCCAGATGTTTAACGAACGCTTTAGATGACATGGATCATGATAGGTGAATTCCTCTTCTAAAGGCTTACTAAAGGTGATTCTACCTTCCTTGATAAGCTTATGGATAAAATATGAAGCATCTATCACTTTTTCTGCCATTTTTCTGCCTTTGCGATAAGCTCCGGAGAAACTTTTTGATTCCTTAGGGCCAACAAGCCTTTCTTCTTTAAAACCAGAGTACAGGTGGGACAGGCTGAAAGGATAAAATCTGGATTTTCCTGTTCTAAAGCCTTTAAGTTTTGCAACATGTTGTTAGCAGCAACATCCATAACGCCGTTATAAAGGGCAGGTGCCCCACAACAGGTTTGTTCTTGAGGGAAAATTACTCTAATACCTGCCCTGTTAAGTAGCTTAACCAAGGCCTCTCCTATCTCTGGATAGGCAAAATCTATGAGACATCCTGCAAAAAAGGCTACCTTTTCCTTGGCCTCTGGCTGTTTTATCTTTTTAACCTGGTCCCTAAAAGGTTTGTCTGCTATGGCAGGAAGACTTCTTTCTTGGGTAAGTTCGGCAAAAGCTAAAGGCAGGTGTCTTATGAAAGGCCCTTGTTTGAAAGGTTTTTGTAGTTTTGAGGCCATCCTTAAGGCTGTATGGAAAAGTTTGCGGTTGTTGACCACAGAATAAATGGCCTTTACCTTTAAAGGCAATCCCTCTTCTTCGGCAAGCCGTCTCCTTATCTCCAAGATCAGGTCAGGGATGTTTATCTTGCCTGGACATATTTTTACACAGTTGCCACA
Above is a genomic segment from Thermodesulfobacterium commune DSM 2178 containing:
- a CDS encoding PPC domain-containing DNA-binding protein, translating into MEIIKEYRVKRIFQGRVPKGEDLFRWLTQKVNELGIKAGMVSGIGAVTRATIGYYDQIKREYVIKSFEQPMEVLSLKGNVSVKDGTSFVHLHVVLGKEDFTVVGGHLFEGSEVFAFEFEIVEFEGEAFQRGFDELTGLYLWQP
- a CDS encoding sigma-54-dependent transcriptional regulator codes for the protein MDKNPSIVIVEDDTSFASFLEMTFQEENYKVWVFHNPETALFHLPELNPDIVITDLKMPGLDGITFIKKAKKILPETVFLVITAFGTIPSAVEAMKAGAVDYLTKPLSSPEELLAKVNLYLKKFKKSPSFYPADLPPLEVVFAGMEDLYEQLIEIAPTDATVCLLGETGTGKSLIAKIIHVLSGRKGPFVEINCAALPENLVEAELFGYEKGAFTGAIKTKPGKFELAREGTLFLDEISEMSLTVQAKFLRVLQDKAFERLGGLETLKTDARFIVATNKDLEKLVAEGIFREDLFYRINVFSFYLPPLRDRKKHLKTIVQYLLEKICQKLGKPLKPLSPSSWEKLENYSFPGNIRELENILERAVILSKGDMIEVEIPFKAKDLFQDKTTLKDDLQIKNLEKKAILKALEVTKGNKPEAAKLLGISLKTLYNKLKDLGLKE
- a CDS encoding (Fe-S)-binding protein — its product is MAEKVIDASYFIHKLIKEGRITFSKPLEEEFTYHDPCHLKRSLNIWQEPRESLQKAGLKLKEMFESDICCGMGGSYSLKFPEISVKILERKLKNIQDTGANLVCTDCPGCIMQIRGGADKKGLAFKVKHSLEVLAERL
- a CDS encoding two-component system sensor histidine kinase NtrB, with translation MFLGISLLAGVFFIFAAVSNYQNIRKTLDTGLKLQAIGVEITLKSLIKNFGLDLIKKEKNFFAELLLGEEWEVVAYVAIYDTEGKILLHSNPELIGTKIQDRVSFNVTFPRSFYQTTLTEEKLFVYENLLKTEKQQAVLRVALHIFPVEEILGYAKKHVYLEFFLGLGFFGLGVIGFWFFKRSERLIQRIEDLERWKFISQVLAHEMKNPLASIKGFTQLILKKTPEEKTQKALNLILKETLRMEKLLQTLNSYTHPQKPNFSSFDLYSFLTEVIETFKLLYPEADLRVTLEGKNFMVVSDQDKLKEILINLLENAWQASQEAGNLRVDLGLISEKTFYIIYIKDFGKGIPQELIPKIWEPFFTTKAKGMGLGLTIVKNLCEELNCRIELKSEPSSGTEVWIKIPR
- a CDS encoding alpha-hydroxy-acid oxidizing protein, whose amino-acid sequence is MTWEEVKKNAKEKLKGFCRVCPVCNGVACAGEVPGMGGLGTGSAFKANLEALNRYKFNLTAIHEVKTPSTETELFGQTLTLPVMAAPITGTTYNMGGAITEDVYTEEVIAGSLMAGTIGWTGDGADPLMYSSGINAIKKFDGKGIPIIKPRSQEEIIKRIRMAEEAGALAVGVDIDGAGLITMALKGQPVSPKTPKEIEELVKATSLPFVLKGIMTVKDAEIAYNCGVSCIVVSNHGGRVLDHTPGVADVLPEITARFKGKMTIIADGGVRSGADVLKLLALGADAVLIGRPVVIAVFGGMREGLKIYFDKIKNELIQTMLLTGVASVKNVPSNILVKI